In Bernardetia sp., the following proteins share a genomic window:
- a CDS encoding transketolase family protein, whose translation MKKYTFDTQKDTRSGFGDGLTELGKTNPKVVALCADLIGSLKMGDFQKQFPERFYQVGIAEANMMGIAAGLTIGGWIPFTGTFANFSTGRVYDQIRQSIAYSGKNVKICASHAGITLGEDGATHQILEDIGMMQMLPHMTVINPCDYNQTKAATLAIADYQGSVYLRFGRPKVPVFMPTDQKFEIGKAITLQEGTDVSIFATGHLVWEAIQAHEELLKEGISAEIINIHTIKPLDREAILKSVAKTGCAVSAEEHQITGGLGSSIAQTLVMNNPVPMEFVGVNDSFGESGTPDELMEKYGLTAKDIIKKAKAVLERKTKLASV comes from the coding sequence ATGAAAAAATATACTTTCGACACCCAAAAAGATACTCGTTCGGGTTTTGGCGACGGACTTACAGAACTTGGCAAAACAAATCCTAAAGTTGTAGCTCTTTGTGCAGACCTTATTGGTTCTCTCAAAATGGGAGACTTTCAAAAGCAGTTTCCAGAGCGTTTCTACCAAGTTGGTATTGCAGAGGCAAATATGATGGGCATTGCAGCAGGTCTGACTATCGGTGGTTGGATTCCCTTTACAGGAACATTTGCCAACTTCTCAACAGGTAGAGTATATGACCAAATCCGTCAGTCGATTGCATATTCTGGAAAAAATGTAAAAATTTGTGCTTCTCATGCTGGTATTACGCTAGGTGAAGATGGTGCAACTCACCAGATTTTGGAAGACATTGGAATGATGCAAATGCTTCCTCACATGACGGTTATCAATCCTTGTGATTATAACCAAACGAAAGCTGCTACACTTGCCATTGCAGACTACCAAGGCTCTGTCTATTTGCGTTTTGGTCGTCCGAAAGTGCCAGTATTTATGCCAACCGACCAAAAATTTGAAATTGGAAAAGCAATTACTTTACAAGAAGGAACTGATGTTTCTATTTTTGCAACAGGGCATTTGGTTTGGGAAGCTATTCAAGCTCATGAAGAGCTTTTGAAAGAAGGTATTTCGGCTGAAATTATCAATATTCATACGATAAAGCCACTAGATAGAGAAGCTATTTTGAAATCTGTTGCCAAGACAGGTTGTGCTGTTTCTGCTGAAGAGCATCAAATTACAGGAGGTTTGGGAAGCAGTATCGCACAGACATTGGTTATGAATAACCCTGTTCCTATGGAGTTTGTAGGTGTAAACGATAGCTTTGGTGAGAGTGGAACGCCAGATGAGCTTATGGAAAAATATGGACTGACTGCCAAAGATATTATAAAGAAAGCAAAAGCTGTATTGGAGCGTAAAACAAAACTAGCTTCTGTGTAA